A genomic window from Vanessa tameamea isolate UH-Manoa-2023 chromosome 7, ilVanTame1 primary haplotype, whole genome shotgun sequence includes:
- the LOC113401136 gene encoding synaptic vesicle glycoprotein 2C-like, producing the protein MGLDFLEHGADFEAAISATGFGRFHFCLLAVTGLIYANTAIGITIVSFVLPAATCDFRMSSADKGWLTAAPMLGMVIGSYFWGCLADTKGRKVVLVSTLLLDGFTGIASSFVQILPIFMACRFINGFAVAGAMGICFPYLGEFQQTKYREKILCWMEMFWTLGVILLPLIAWGIIPIQGIRIENGSFSYDSWNWFVAACGVPSLMLGFWLFSFPESPKFMMECGDYDDALACLKSIYKQNTGDDPDNYPIKSLKEKVRTISVASQSSQKSVRSLSMRKPKDLKRLFSEIWTQTKALCRPPYLKYTILTCLIQFGLTTSYYTLMIWFPELFNRYEEFEHRFPNTSASVCDVSSIVVKDETSTDPFDCEKIIDQSVYTHTLIVGLACIPTSLWLPLCVHKLGAKFFLIFSLSFAGLVTVGLYFVQNSIQNLVLSCIFEALTSLAISLVFCVLVDLFPTNLRVMAAALSLTAGRGGGLIGNLSFGYLIDINCVIPIVVFSAFLFIAAVLCFFLPKTGQEALD; encoded by the exons TGCCTACTGGCAGTCACAGGCTTGATTTACGCCAACACGGCTATTGGAATCACAATCGTATCATTCGTGCTACCAGCCGCAACATGTGACTTCCGTATGTCATCTGCTGATAAAGGCTGGCTCACAGCTGCACCTATGTTag GTATGGTCATCGGTTCATACTTTTGGGGTTGCTTGGCCGACACTAAAGGGCGAAAAGTTGTGTTAGTATCGACACTACTGCTGGACGGATTCACCGGCATTGCCTCTTCGTTCGTACAAATCCTACCCATATTTATGGCGTGTAGATTTATCAATGGATTTGC agTAGCAGGCGCTATGGGTATCTGTTTCCCATACTTGGGTGAATTCCAACAGACCAAATACAGAGAGAAAATCTTATGTTGGATGGAAATGTTCTGGACCCTCGGTGTTATCTTATTACCAC TGATTGCGTGGGGCATCATCCCCATCCAGGGCATTCGTATCGAAAATGGAAGCTTCTCTTATGACTCGTGGAACTGGTTCGTGGCGGCCTGCGGCGTGCCTTCTCTCATGCTGGGCTTCTGGCTTTTCTCGTTCCCCGAAAGTCCTAAGTTCATGATGGAGTGCGGCGACTACGACGATGCCCTCGCGTGCCTCAAGAGCATCTACAAGCAGAACACCGGAGACGATCCTGATAACTACCCT atcAAGAGTCTAAAAGAGAAAGTTCGAACTATATCCGTGGCATCGCAAAGCTCTCAGAAATCAGTACGAAGCTTGAGCATGCGTAAGCCCAAGGACCTGAAACGACTATTTAGCGAGATTTGGACCCAAACCAAGGCTCTATGCAGACCTCCCTACCTCAAATATACAATACTCACTTGTCTCATCCAGTTTGGCTTAACTACAag CTACTACACTCTCATGATTTGGTTCCCTGAACTGTTTAACCGTTACGAAGAGTTCGAGCACCGCTTCCCGAACACCTCTGCGTCGGTGTGCGACGTGTCCAGCATCGTCGTAAAAGACGAGACCAGCACCGACCCCTTCGATTGCGAGAAGATCATAGACCAGAGCGTGTACACGCACACATTGATTGTGGGCCTTGCTTGTATTCCAACTTCTCTGTGGTTGCCTCTGTGCGTTCACAAGCTTGGAGCTAAATTTTTCCTCA TTTTCTCATTAAGTTTTGCTGGTCTCGTAACCGTCGGTCTGTACTTCGTGCAGAACTCAATTCAGAACTTGGTATTGTCCTGTATCTTCGAGGCCCTCACTTCGCTCGCCATCAGTCTTGTGTTCTGCGTGCTTGTCGATCTGTTCCCAACGAATCTTag GGTAATGGCTGCCGCACTTTCACTGACAGCTGGTCGAGGCGGAGGTCTCATAGGCAACTTGTCCTTCGGGTATCTGATTGACATAAACTGTGTCATACCCATCGTCGTATTTTCAGCATTCCTGTTTA